The following proteins come from a genomic window of Paenibacillus spongiae:
- a CDS encoding Gfo/Idh/MocA family protein, with translation MSANRPKVRIAVVGLIFGYSFAEIYKDHPDVEYVGLCDMNVDLLKQRGDELGIERRHASVEEVIASDQYDAIHLLTPIPTHAQLTLDALNAGKHCACAVPMATSLEELSAIVEASRRNERNYMMMETAVYTTYYLHIKQLIEQGEFGHIQFLRGVHYQDMEGWPSYWMGLPPMHYATHAVGPLLAIANTRAKKVHCLGSGFMREELQRPYGNPYPIECAIFQLDKENLAAEVSRSLFHMARSGAETFSVYGEELSFEWLDEPVMYRRREANAYARGTEYTRHSIDPEPDFRHLLPPEIRRYADNGHHGSHPHLAHEFIRSIIEKRQASINAVVSADWTAAGICAHQSAMLGGAVVEIPSFE, from the coding sequence ATGTCGGCAAATCGCCCTAAAGTTCGAATCGCTGTAGTCGGTTTAATATTTGGTTATAGCTTCGCGGAAATTTATAAGGATCACCCCGATGTGGAATATGTAGGGCTGTGTGACATGAATGTAGATTTGCTCAAGCAAAGAGGGGACGAGCTTGGAATCGAACGAAGACATGCGAGCGTGGAGGAAGTCATCGCTTCGGATCAATACGACGCCATTCATCTATTAACCCCTATACCTACACATGCACAGCTAACGCTCGATGCCTTGAACGCCGGCAAACATTGCGCATGTGCCGTTCCGATGGCAACTAGCTTGGAGGAATTGTCCGCCATCGTTGAGGCGTCAAGACGGAACGAGAGAAACTACATGATGATGGAGACGGCCGTATATACGACTTATTATTTACATATCAAGCAATTGATAGAGCAGGGCGAATTCGGTCATATTCAATTCCTTCGCGGCGTTCATTATCAGGACATGGAAGGATGGCCTTCCTATTGGATGGGATTGCCGCCGATGCATTATGCGACGCATGCAGTCGGGCCTCTGCTTGCGATTGCCAATACAAGAGCCAAGAAGGTTCATTGCTTAGGATCGGGCTTCATGAGAGAAGAATTACAGCGGCCTTACGGCAATCCTTACCCGATCGAATGCGCGATTTTTCAGCTGGATAAGGAGAATCTGGCTGCGGAAGTGTCCAGAAGTCTGTTTCATATGGCAAGAAGCGGCGCGGAGACTTTCAGCGTTTATGGCGAGGAGCTTTCATTCGAATGGCTGGATGAACCGGTGATGTACAGACGCAGAGAGGCCAATGCGTATGCCAGGGGAACCGAATATACTCGGCATTCAATCGATCCGGAACCGGACTTCCGTCATTTGCTGCCGCCTGAAATCAGGCGCTACGCCGATAACGGGCACCACGGATCCCATCCGCATCTCGCTCACGAATTTATCCGCAGCATCATAGAGAAACGGCAAGCTTCGATCAACGCCGTCGTCTCGGCGGATTGGACGGCTGCAGGCATATGCGCGCATCAATCGGCAATGCTGGGCGGGGCGGTAGTAGAAATTCCATCGTTTGAATAA
- a CDS encoding DoxX family protein: MAPFIALVASFLLFRVFGLLGWSYFDEWHSSLQGAVVVMLLLTASAHWGKRRPDLIRMVPPSFPRPDWIVTATGYLEIAGAIGIMLPATSQAASVCLTILLIAMFPANAYAARKKLTIGGKPVPKLLVRCLLQIVFIAAVILASPVFG, from the coding sequence GTGGCGCCGTTTATTGCGCTTGTCGCATCCTTTTTATTGTTCCGGGTATTCGGTTTGCTTGGCTGGTCTTATTTCGACGAATGGCATTCATCACTGCAAGGAGCAGTGGTTGTCATGCTGCTGCTAACCGCTTCCGCACACTGGGGAAAAAGGCGTCCCGACCTCATTCGTATGGTACCCCCTTCTTTTCCGAGACCCGATTGGATCGTTACGGCAACCGGGTACTTGGAAATCGCCGGAGCTATCGGAATTATGCTCCCTGCGACATCCCAAGCCGCTTCCGTTTGCTTGACAATTCTACTGATCGCCATGTTTCCCGCGAATGCGTACGCTGCTAGAAAAAAACTGACGATTGGCGGCAAGCCTGTTCCCAAGCTGCTTGTCCGGTGTCTGCTGCAGATCGTATTTATCGCGGCGGTCATATTGGCTTCGCCGGTCTTTGGGTAG
- a CDS encoding helix-turn-helix transcriptional regulator — MSKSKRQLKLMMTVNRKRRFKVQELADEFGVSKRTILRDLQELSELGVPLYSQVGPHGGYQVVRERVLPPIAFAEDEAVAMFFAVHALRHYSSLPFEAESASALNKFYLHMPGDVRDRIDSMKDRVDFITPTRRGEAPCLSILLDAAIHRKVLVIEYKSKDEGTSNRQIQPVCIYANNGFWYCTAYCFLRRGFRVFRCDRIREAEYDTAGIEPLELGDIGLSRRKAAELREPIRLTAELSLAGVQRCEAELWLDSMLVVHEDGSGLIDTDLSRSDIPFLTEFFIALGNEAVLREPAELKESIRIRLSELLAYYQ, encoded by the coding sequence GTGTCCAAATCCAAACGGCAGTTAAAATTGATGATGACGGTTAACCGTAAACGCCGGTTCAAGGTTCAAGAGCTTGCAGACGAATTCGGCGTCTCAAAGCGCACGATTCTGAGGGATTTGCAGGAATTGAGCGAGCTTGGGGTGCCGCTCTACTCACAAGTAGGGCCGCATGGGGGCTATCAGGTGGTCAGGGAGAGGGTGCTTCCTCCGATCGCCTTCGCGGAGGATGAGGCCGTGGCCATGTTTTTTGCGGTTCACGCCTTGCGCCACTATTCCTCGCTGCCATTCGAAGCAGAATCCGCTTCTGCTCTGAACAAGTTCTATCTCCATATGCCCGGGGACGTCCGGGACCGAATCGATAGCATGAAGGATCGGGTCGACTTCATTACGCCGACCAGGCGGGGAGAGGCTCCTTGCTTATCCATTCTCCTTGATGCCGCCATTCATCGAAAGGTGCTTGTTATCGAATACAAGTCCAAGGATGAAGGAACGAGCAATCGGCAGATCCAGCCTGTATGTATTTATGCGAACAACGGTTTCTGGTATTGTACCGCATACTGCTTCCTGCGTCGTGGTTTCCGCGTATTCCGGTGCGACCGTATTCGTGAGGCGGAATATGACACCGCCGGTATTGAACCGCTCGAACTGGGCGACATCGGCCTTAGTCGGCGGAAAGCGGCCGAACTGAGGGAGCCCATACGCCTTACTGCAGAATTGAGCCTAGCCGGAGTCCAGCGGTGCGAAGCCGAACTGTGGCTTGATTCCATGCTGGTCGTACATGAAGACGGGAGCGGCCTGATCGATACGGATTTGTCCCGGAGCGATATTCCTTTTTTGACCGAATTTTTCATTGCTCTGGGGAATGAAGCCGTTCTGCGGGAGCCGGCAGAATTGAAGGAGTCGATCCGAATCCGGCTTTCCGAGCTGTTAGCTTATTATCAATGA
- a CDS encoding CapA family protein — MTDIQIAAVGDLMVKRYIISDAKLANGTYSFDPLLEKVAPILKKADLTIGNLETTFAGTRNKVRRKSGGPLFTCPDEAAPALKRAGFDVLITANNHCMDYGSSGLLRTLRILKQNGIEHTGTFHSLQHSKEFLIKTVKGVRIGILTYTAGLNGIPLPSNKSWMVNLIRKKQMIADIKHLKKHADLLIVYLHFGKEYSHRPNRKQRQLVNLLFRHGANIILGSHPHVLQPLIRKGKRQMVIYSLGNFISTQLKRNIHTQSSIILKIKIKKNDKGEIIIAETEYTPTLVHRIVENGRAKTEVIPIHEVMKQNHPNLKTKQRQQYQNMLNKTIKIIKNKA, encoded by the coding sequence TTGACCGATATTCAGATAGCTGCTGTCGGAGACTTAATGGTGAAACGATATATTATTTCCGATGCAAAACTGGCTAATGGGACATATTCTTTCGATCCGCTGCTGGAAAAGGTAGCCCCCATTCTAAAGAAAGCGGATTTGACGATCGGTAATCTTGAAACCACTTTTGCTGGTACCCGAAACAAAGTGAGACGAAAATCAGGCGGTCCTTTGTTTACTTGTCCGGATGAAGCGGCTCCGGCTTTAAAAAGAGCCGGGTTCGATGTTTTAATTACAGCTAACAATCATTGTATGGATTATGGCTCCTCGGGTTTGCTTCGAACGTTACGAATTCTTAAACAGAATGGGATTGAACATACCGGTACATTTCACTCCCTTCAACATTCGAAGGAATTTCTGATTAAAACCGTCAAAGGTGTAAGGATTGGCATCTTAACCTATACAGCAGGGCTTAATGGCATTCCACTGCCTTCAAATAAATCATGGATGGTCAACTTGATACGAAAGAAGCAAATGATAGCAGATATTAAACATTTAAAAAAACACGCTGATCTATTGATCGTGTATTTACATTTCGGAAAAGAATACAGTCATAGACCAAACCGGAAACAAAGGCAATTAGTGAACCTTTTATTTAGACATGGAGCGAATATTATTTTAGGATCGCATCCGCATGTACTTCAGCCGTTAATCAGAAAGGGAAAACGGCAAATGGTAATCTATTCCTTAGGTAATTTTATATCGACCCAATTAAAGAGAAACATCCATACACAAAGCAGCATCATTCTTAAAATTAAAATCAAAAAAAACGATAAGGGGGAAATCATCATAGCGGAGACTGAATATACTCCGACTTTAGTTCATCGAATAGTTGAGAATGGCCGCGCAAAAACAGAAGTCATTCCCATTCATGAAGTCATGAAACAAAACCATCCAAATTTAAAAACAAAACAGCGTCAACAATACCAAAACATGTTAAACAAAACAATTAAAATAATAAAAAACAAGGCTTAA
- a CDS encoding DinB family protein, with translation MYMTVSDFIREWNNEAVLTQKVLDALTDESLQQQVYPEGRTLGRIAWHFVTNIPEYLTEFGLIIDQVQYSDEVPSANEIAETFRKISSDAAKVVVEQWTDDTLQQVQNAFGRQESNAAIFMGLMKHIAHHRGQVTVLMRQAGLNIPAVYGPSKEGWKQMGVKKPPL, from the coding sequence ATGTATATGACGGTTTCAGATTTTATCAGAGAATGGAATAACGAGGCTGTACTAACGCAAAAAGTTTTAGACGCGTTAACCGATGAATCATTACAGCAGCAAGTATATCCTGAAGGTCGCACCTTGGGAAGAATTGCGTGGCATTTTGTAACGAACATCCCTGAATACTTGACTGAATTCGGTCTTATAATCGATCAGGTACAATATTCAGATGAAGTACCCTCTGCGAACGAAATCGCCGAGACCTTTCGTAAAATTAGCTCTGATGCAGCTAAAGTTGTTGTTGAACAATGGACGGATGATACATTGCAACAAGTACAAAATGCCTTCGGACGACAGGAATCGAATGCTGCCATTTTTATGGGATTAATGAAGCACATTGCTCATCATAGAGGACAGGTTACCGTTCTTATGCGTCAAGCGGGATTGAATATCCCTGCGGTATACGGTCCTTCAAAGGAAGGTTGGAAACAAATGGGGGTGAAGAAGCCGCCGCTTTGA
- a CDS encoding dihydrofolate reductase family protein, whose amino-acid sequence MIYFASEQILILSFDRFAAVWPRHLNDLVIFGSPTLSHYLMQHELIDEYRLTVSPVVLGSGIPLFTGMEQTKLTLLDTRRLRSGVIILHYETNRPYSSIINNEKNRAKEISTTVTRQK is encoded by the coding sequence GTGATCTATTTTGCCAGCGAACAGATTTTAATTTTATCATTCGACCGGTTCGCCGCTGTATGGCCGCGTCACCTAAATGATTTGGTAATCTTCGGCAGTCCGACCCTGTCGCACTATCTCATGCAGCATGAATTAATCGATGAGTACCGGTTAACGGTCAGTCCCGTCGTACTCGGAAGCGGCATCCCATTATTTACGGGGATGGAGCAAACGAAGCTCACCCTGCTGGATACGAGAAGATTACGGTCAGGCGTAATCATCCTTCACTATGAGACGAATAGACCGTATTCGTCGATCATCAATAACGAAAAAAACCGTGCGAAAGAAATTTCAACCACGGTTACGCGGCAGAAATAA
- a CDS encoding cellulase family glycosylhydrolase — protein MRKVGLSTLAAWLVWLLVLSGCSLLDKEPDTLGLRVNEEGILTRDGKPYHGVGLNFFSMFNRTLDDPNDKSYAEGLKEIGSFGIPFVRFAASPYWPVSFKLYFDDRKKYYELMDDVVETAEKEGVGLIPSFVWAETSWPDVMKEPRNAWGDVNSKTMDMMRTYVKEVVSRYKDSPAIWGWELGNEFNLQVDLPNAKDARPPVVPELGTPTERTEKDDVTSETMAALQAEFAKTVREIDPSRIILTGNALPRPSAWHQRENNSWVQDTKENFTAILKDQNPPPYSMLTVHYYPGEARFGAPDDPTVLIPLMMEAAAEAKQPLFIGEIGVSGPEETGRPVFESYMGEIEKAQVPLTAVWVYDLPNQPENTILGSNERRYQLEMLQEMNKRMSKLE, from the coding sequence ATGAGAAAAGTCGGTTTAAGCACTTTGGCTGCTTGGCTTGTATGGCTGCTTGTGTTATCGGGATGCTCATTATTGGATAAGGAGCCGGATACATTGGGACTGCGTGTGAATGAAGAAGGAATATTGACGCGTGACGGCAAGCCGTATCACGGCGTAGGTCTTAATTTTTTCAGTATGTTTAACCGTACCCTGGATGATCCGAACGACAAGAGCTATGCAGAAGGATTGAAGGAAATCGGCAGCTTCGGCATACCGTTCGTCCGATTCGCCGCAAGTCCTTATTGGCCGGTGAGCTTCAAGCTGTATTTCGATGACCGGAAGAAGTACTACGAGCTGATGGATGATGTCGTCGAAACGGCGGAGAAAGAAGGCGTCGGACTGATTCCCTCATTCGTTTGGGCCGAAACCTCGTGGCCGGATGTGATGAAGGAGCCAAGAAACGCTTGGGGCGACGTGAACAGTAAAACGATGGATATGATGCGCACCTATGTAAAGGAGGTCGTCTCGCGGTATAAGGATTCGCCGGCGATATGGGGATGGGAACTCGGCAACGAATTCAATCTGCAGGTGGACCTGCCGAATGCGAAGGACGCCAGACCGCCAGTCGTGCCGGAGCTTGGAACGCCGACAGAGCGGACCGAGAAGGACGACGTGACGAGCGAAACGATGGCTGCGCTGCAGGCGGAGTTTGCGAAGACCGTACGGGAGATAGATCCCAGCCGCATTATTCTCACAGGGAATGCCCTGCCGCGGCCATCGGCTTGGCATCAGCGGGAGAACAATTCGTGGGTGCAGGATACGAAGGAAAACTTCACGGCCATCTTGAAGGATCAAAATCCGCCGCCGTACTCCATGCTAACGGTGCACTATTATCCGGGAGAAGCCAGATTCGGCGCACCGGATGACCCGACCGTATTGATTCCGCTGATGATGGAAGCCGCGGCAGAGGCGAAGCAGCCGCTGTTTATCGGCGAAATCGGCGTCAGCGGTCCTGAGGAAACCGGAAGACCGGTGTTTGAATCCTACATGGGTGAAATCGAGAAAGCGCAAGTACCGCTGACAGCCGTATGGGTGTACGATCTTCCGAATCAGCCTGAAAATACGATCCTGGGCTCGAATGAGCGCCGTTACCAACTGGAGATGCTTCAGGAGATGAATAAGCGCATGTCGAAGCTGGAGTAA
- a CDS encoding glycoside hydrolase family 2 protein, whose protein sequence is MTRTIGLDGQWTLYYFPQGDHQISDPEHLKTLSLQSVAGKVPGNVELDLVEAGLLPDPYVGENIYELRQYETYEWWYERELQVDEPIGSRRVELVFHGVDCMATYWLDNERIGQSDNMLIEHRFDVSGRIKQGQKHKLTVRIQSAVIEAMSKRYDPSSRAMQTNYEQLWIRKAPHMYGWDIMPRAVSAGIWRSVEIAVHEANEICDLFFSTMEANTRQAVVQLFYQLHAEPRRLQNLQLKLTAVCGSSRFEQTYPLHFTYGHLRFAIPHPVLWWPRGYGDAAMYEITTELLSGDEVLDARVDSIGIRTVELIRTDISTIEHPGQFMFKVNGVPILIKGSNWVPLDMFHSKDAGRVAEAIALAVDLNCNMLRCWGGSVYEDHDFFELCDRNGILVWQDFAMACAMYPQDPAFQETLRKEAESVVRKLRNHPSLAIWCGDNECDDSYVYMGLDPNDNVLTRKVLPRVLFQHDPYRPYVPSSPYISPEAYRLKNEDAYPERHLWGARDYFKSGFYSMAKSHFAGEMGYHGCTNLSSILRYIDEDHVWPWKDNEQWVTHATAPVRGPDSAYRYRVQLMADQINELFGEYPERIEDFIIASQISQAEAKKYFIERVRMRKWHTTGVLWWNLIDGWPQFSDAIVDYYYSKKLAYHYIKRSQQPVCIMVDEPDSWHVRVKIGNDSNQAAKGTFRVWDADSNETLLQGPFAIEANGIGELGAIRAPRSQQRLILIRWEIDGTEYGNHYLQGTPGFSYEQYKAWLEKIAQLPLSFQADQVGV, encoded by the coding sequence ATGACCAGAACAATCGGACTTGACGGTCAATGGACATTGTATTACTTTCCGCAAGGGGATCATCAGATTTCAGACCCCGAACATTTGAAAACGCTTTCTTTACAGTCCGTCGCGGGCAAGGTCCCCGGCAATGTGGAGCTGGATCTCGTTGAAGCGGGATTATTGCCCGATCCGTACGTCGGAGAAAATATTTACGAGCTTCGTCAATATGAGACCTACGAGTGGTGGTATGAAAGGGAGCTTCAGGTGGACGAACCGATCGGCAGCCGCCGCGTCGAGCTGGTTTTTCACGGCGTCGATTGCATGGCGACCTATTGGCTGGATAACGAACGGATCGGACAATCGGACAATATGCTCATCGAGCACCGCTTCGATGTGAGCGGCCGGATCAAACAGGGACAGAAGCATAAGCTGACCGTCCGCATCCAATCGGCGGTTATCGAAGCGATGTCGAAGCGGTACGATCCATCGAGCCGCGCGATGCAAACAAACTACGAGCAGCTGTGGATTCGGAAGGCGCCCCATATGTATGGCTGGGACATTATGCCTCGTGCGGTTTCCGCAGGCATATGGCGATCCGTCGAGATTGCTGTGCATGAAGCGAACGAAATCTGCGATCTGTTCTTCTCCACGATGGAAGCAAACACACGGCAAGCAGTTGTGCAGCTGTTCTATCAATTGCACGCAGAGCCGCGCCGATTGCAGAATTTGCAGCTCAAACTGACAGCAGTTTGCGGAAGCTCGCGGTTCGAACAAACCTATCCGCTGCATTTTACATACGGTCATCTTCGCTTCGCTATTCCGCATCCCGTGCTGTGGTGGCCAAGAGGCTATGGCGATGCAGCCATGTACGAGATAACGACCGAGCTTCTCAGCGGCGATGAAGTGCTCGATGCGCGAGTGGACAGCATCGGGATTCGTACCGTAGAGCTCATTCGAACCGATATCTCGACGATCGAGCATCCCGGACAGTTTATGTTCAAAGTGAACGGGGTTCCTATCTTGATCAAAGGCTCCAACTGGGTGCCGCTCGACATGTTCCACAGCAAGGATGCGGGCCGGGTGGCCGAAGCGATTGCGTTGGCGGTCGATCTAAATTGTAATATGCTGCGCTGCTGGGGCGGCAGCGTGTATGAGGATCATGATTTCTTCGAGCTTTGCGACCGGAACGGTATTCTCGTCTGGCAGGATTTTGCCATGGCTTGCGCGATGTATCCGCAGGACCCTGCGTTCCAAGAGACGCTTCGGAAGGAAGCGGAGAGTGTCGTGCGCAAGCTGCGCAATCATCCTTCGCTGGCGATCTGGTGCGGCGACAATGAGTGCGATGACAGCTACGTATATATGGGACTCGATCCGAATGATAATGTGCTCACGCGAAAGGTGCTGCCAAGGGTATTGTTCCAGCATGATCCTTACCGCCCTTATGTGCCAAGCTCGCCATACATCTCTCCGGAGGCCTACCGGCTGAAAAATGAAGATGCATATCCTGAGCGGCATCTGTGGGGCGCACGCGATTACTTCAAGAGCGGCTTCTACTCCATGGCCAAGTCGCATTTTGCCGGGGAGATGGGCTATCACGGCTGCACGAATCTATCCTCGATCCTACGATATATCGATGAAGATCATGTATGGCCATGGAAGGATAACGAGCAGTGGGTAACGCATGCCACCGCCCCGGTACGCGGACCGGATTCGGCCTACCGATACCGTGTGCAGCTGATGGCGGATCAGATTAATGAGCTGTTCGGCGAATATCCGGAGCGGATTGAAGATTTCATTATCGCATCGCAAATCTCGCAGGCGGAAGCGAAGAAGTATTTTATCGAGCGTGTCAGGATGCGCAAGTGGCATACGACAGGGGTGCTGTGGTGGAATCTGATTGACGGCTGGCCGCAATTCTCCGACGCCATCGTTGATTACTATTACAGTAAGAAGCTTGCCTACCATTATATCAAGCGTTCCCAGCAGCCTGTCTGCATTATGGTCGACGAACCGGACAGCTGGCATGTTCGGGTCAAGATCGGCAATGACAGCAATCAAGCGGCCAAGGGAACATTCCGCGTATGGGATGCGGACAGCAACGAGACCTTGCTTCAGGGGCCATTCGCGATCGAAGCGAATGGAATTGGCGAGCTGGGCGCAATTCGCGCCCCCCGCAGCCAGCAGCGTCTGATCCTGATACGCTGGGAAATCGATGGGACCGAGTATGGCAATCATTATTTGCAGGGAACGCCGGGTTTCTCGTACGAGCAGTACAAGGCATGGCTGGAGAAGATTGCGCAGCTGCCTCTATCGTTTCAAGCCGACCAGGTCGGCGTATAG
- a CDS encoding Ger(x)C family spore germination protein yields MRRELILLLACFMSGVVLAGCWDQQLLKDTRVVDLVGLDLGPEGKLQVTSSVIDVRGSQSQMKDLDEFHTATGITSRHLRDILDREISGVYSSSKLRVILIGEALARRGIYPYLDVYYRDPRSALNAMIAIVEGSAHDIITTTKTGTKLIGEHFNKLIQSTEHRTVVPAVNLQLICPIMLDPGDDFAVPYISKGKTKPTVYGVALFKGDRMTGKLKSEDSILYLMMDDKLAKIASLTLQVQEGESHDPNKYIAVDFQKLKRKLTVNVQDNRTIKVNLDLNIKATAIEYAKDHLKDKRNLNRLDKKVSDELTSRAKAITAKMLQANHDGFGIGRRLMAYYPDIWKRLQWNQDYPKVEFIPNVKVEITNHGIMY; encoded by the coding sequence GTGAGAAGGGAATTGATCTTATTATTAGCCTGCTTCATGTCGGGAGTTGTTCTAGCGGGTTGTTGGGACCAGCAATTGCTGAAGGACACCAGAGTCGTAGATCTCGTCGGGCTTGATCTGGGTCCGGAAGGGAAGCTTCAGGTCACTTCCTCGGTAATCGATGTAAGAGGTTCGCAATCCCAAATGAAGGATCTGGACGAATTCCATACGGCGACTGGAATTACGTCCAGGCATTTGCGGGATATTCTTGACCGCGAGATATCCGGCGTATACTCGTCTTCCAAGCTTCGTGTCATTCTAATCGGCGAGGCGCTGGCAAGACGAGGTATTTATCCGTATCTCGATGTATACTACCGTGACCCCAGAAGTGCGTTGAATGCGATGATTGCTATCGTTGAGGGCTCGGCTCATGATATCATCACGACCACAAAAACAGGAACAAAGCTCATTGGCGAGCATTTTAACAAGCTTATTCAAAGTACAGAGCATAGAACGGTTGTCCCTGCGGTCAACCTTCAGCTTATCTGTCCGATCATGCTGGATCCAGGGGATGATTTTGCCGTTCCCTATATTTCAAAGGGGAAGACGAAGCCTACGGTATACGGAGTCGCATTATTCAAAGGCGATCGAATGACAGGCAAATTAAAATCGGAAGATTCCATATTATACTTGATGATGGACGATAAATTGGCCAAGATCGCCAGCTTGACGCTTCAAGTACAGGAGGGGGAAAGTCATGACCCGAATAAATATATCGCGGTAGACTTTCAAAAACTAAAAAGGAAGCTGACCGTAAACGTTCAAGACAACCGTACGATTAAAGTGAATCTCGATTTGAATATAAAAGCAACTGCAATTGAATACGCGAAGGATCATCTAAAAGACAAGCGGAACCTGAATCGGTTGGATAAGAAGGTATCGGATGAACTGACAAGCAGGGCGAAGGCGATTACGGCAAAAATGCTGCAGGCCAATCATGACGGGTTTGGGATCGGCCGAAGGCTGATGGCCTACTATCCGGATATATGGAAGAGGCTTCAATGGAATCAGGATTACCCGAAAGTGGAGTTTATTCCTAATGTGAAGGTTGAGATTACGAACCACGGTATCATGTACTGA
- a CDS encoding GerAB/ArcD/ProY family transporter: MINERDRVTPGQLVFLVLQTQIGIGLLMLPAKVHNVAKGDAWISVLIAGLAVQFFIVVMWCLSRRFPSLTLYDYLPALLGRYIGKLVLLVYAAYFILVSSYIITQFANIIRDWVLVDTPKWIIMGMMTGVCTYLVRDSLRAIARYFILVFFCNIAVIIIVICAYTHVNFLYVFPVGQAGLWNISKGVHETMTSLSGYEMLLFCYPFVEGGSSGKIKAVSLANLFATLLYAFAVFTCLIVFSPPEIELLPQPLLYMVKAFSFSLFERPDLYFVSLWVVVAATSAMGYMFMASKGIANLFRRGSDHRRAVPYTAALIFILALFIQSPLLSETLENMLTFADYLFVLGIPMVLLMISVLFNVKEAGGATR, translated from the coding sequence ATGATAAATGAGAGGGATCGAGTTACGCCAGGACAGCTCGTATTTTTGGTCCTCCAAACTCAAATCGGCATCGGACTGTTAATGCTGCCTGCCAAAGTGCATAACGTAGCCAAAGGGGATGCATGGATATCCGTCCTTATCGCCGGATTAGCGGTTCAATTCTTTATAGTCGTCATGTGGTGTTTAAGCAGGAGATTTCCTTCGCTTACATTGTATGACTATTTGCCGGCTTTATTAGGCAGATATATAGGAAAACTTGTTTTGCTCGTGTATGCGGCATACTTTATTCTCGTATCAAGCTATATCATTACGCAGTTTGCCAATATCATCCGAGACTGGGTACTGGTCGATACGCCCAAATGGATCATTATGGGCATGATGACGGGCGTATGTACCTATTTGGTCCGAGATAGCCTGCGTGCGATTGCCCGTTATTTTATTCTTGTCTTTTTCTGCAACATCGCGGTGATCATCATCGTGATTTGCGCTTATACCCACGTTAATTTTCTCTATGTATTCCCGGTGGGACAAGCAGGACTATGGAATATTTCGAAGGGCGTTCACGAAACCATGACTTCTTTATCCGGGTATGAGATGCTGTTATTTTGTTATCCCTTCGTGGAGGGAGGAAGCAGCGGGAAAATCAAAGCGGTATCCTTGGCCAATCTATTCGCCACCTTGTTATATGCGTTCGCGGTCTTTACTTGTCTGATCGTCTTTAGCCCGCCCGAGATCGAACTGCTTCCTCAACCTTTGCTTTACATGGTCAAGGCATTCTCTTTCAGTTTGTTCGAACGGCCGGATCTTTATTTTGTCTCCCTGTGGGTAGTCGTTGCCGCCACTTCGGCCATGGGTTATATGTTCATGGCGTCCAAAGGCATCGCGAATCTCTTTCGGCGGGGGAGCGATCATCGTAGGGCAGTGCCTTATACGGCGGCTCTAATATTTATCCTGGCTCTCTTCATTCAATCTCCGCTCTTGTCCGAAACGCTGGAAAACATGTTAACCTTCGCGGATTATTTGTTTGTATTAGGCATTCCCATGGTTCTGCTCATGATTTCCGTTCTGTTCAACGTTAAGGAAGCAGGGGGGGCGACCAGGTGA